In Desulfosudis oleivorans Hxd3, the DNA window CAGAGGAATGAATGGCAAACAAAAACCGGGAGACCGGCCGACATCAGGTTCTGCATATTCAATCGCTATCGAAATCGGGATCGGGATCGGGATCGGGATCGGAACACGCAGAGCAAGCATTGGCCATCAGTCGGGCGAACACAGGGTTCACCCCTACCGTATTTGAGAATGTCGGAGCAGCACAGTCCCGCCGATGGCGGGATCAAGGTGACTCGCCCGAAGGGTGAAATATTCGGATTAACGACCGATGACGGCCTTTGCCCGCCGCTGGCGGAATGCCTCGTACATGGCAACGGCCCCTGCCACCGAGGCGTTGAGGGAATGAACCATATCGGTCTGGGGAATGGAAAGAATAAAATCGCACTTCTGACCCACCAGGCGGCGAATGCCCCTGCCTTCGTCACCCACCACCAGGGCCAGGGGGCCGGTCAGGTCGCTGTCGTAGATGGTCTGTTCGCCCCTGCCGTCCAGCCCCGCGATCCAGAGGCCGGCATCCTTCAGGGCATCCAGGACCCGGGCGATGTTGGTTTCCCGCGCAACGGGCAGGAACTCCAGGGCTCCGGCCGAGGCCTTGACCGCCGCGGGTGTGGGAGAAGCGGCATTGTCCTTTGGAATGATCAGGCCGTGAACGCCGGCGCACAGGGCGGTACGGGCCAATGCCCCCAGGTTGTGGGGGTCGGTGAGACCGTCGGCAACAAGAATAAAAGGCGTGTCTGTTGACGGCACGGCAGCCAGCAGGTCCGCAAGCGGCACAAAGGGATAGACCGAAACACGGGCCGCGATTCCCTGGTGGACCTTTCCCCCGGTCATCTGCTCCAGGTCCCGGGCCGGAATTTCGTTGACCGGAATGTTGTGCTGCTCCGCGGCCTGAAGGGCCTGTTGATGGGGCTGCCGAGTTTCCCGGCCGGATGCGATGAAAAGCGTGTCCACCTTTCGCCGGCCGGCGGTGATGGCCGCCATTACCGGGTGAATGCCGTAAAGGGTCTCCGAACGGTCCGGCCGTTTCAATCAGGCCTCCCTGGTGCCTGTCGATAGCGCTGAGCAATGGCCACCAGTTCCTCGGTGGCCCTGGAAAGATCATCGTTAAGCACCACATGGTGGTACAGGTCCTTGCGGGCCATCTCCTGTTCGGCGGCGGCCATGCGGCGTTCAATGGCGTCCGGCGCGTCGCCGCCGCGCTTTTCCAGGCGCCGGCGCAGCTCTTCGATGGAGGGCGGCAGAATAAAAATACCGACGCTGTCCGGGTACCGGGCAAAGAGCTGCTCCGCGCCCTGGACATCGATATTGAGGACCACGTCAATGCCCATTCTCAGGCGGGACCGGATAAAGTCGGCGGAGGTGCCGTAAAAGTTGCCATGGACCTCGGCCCACTCGGCCCACCGGCCCTGTTCAATCCCTTCTCGGAACTCCGCGTCGGAAATAAAATGGTAGTCCTCCCCGTTCTGCTCGTTTTTCCGGGGTGTGCGGGTGGTGTAGGAAATCGAACGGACCATGCGGGGCATCCGCTTGAGCAGGGCCGCGCACAGGGTGGTTTTACCGGCGCCGGAGGGCGCGGAAACAATAAACAGCCGTCCCGGCGCCCTGCTCAGGAGCTTGGATTTTACGGAAGCTTTTGTGGCTTGTTGTGTCTTACGCATATCGGGGCAGGACTATTCGGGCATCAGGTCCGGATCATCATCCGGTCCGAGCCGGTTGCCGTTGATGGCGGCAAACCGTTGAGAAATGGTCTCCGTATGAATGGCGGAGAGAATAACGTGATTACTGGCCATCACGATCACAGACCGGGTTTTCCGGCCCTGGGTGGCGTCCACCAGCCGGCCGGCCTTTTTGGCCTCGTCCTTCATCCGTTTGACCGGCGCCGATGCCGGTGAAACAACGGCAATGATGTCTTCGGCTACAATACGATTGCCAAACCCTATATTTAATAGGTTTTTTCGGTGCATGAACCTGATTGCCTTTCCGGATAAACAGGGCAGACGACAGTTTTAAAAATCTTTCTTTAACACCGAAACGGGGCGGAAGCAAGCATGTTTGAATCCATCAATGTCCTTTTTTTGGGATTGGAAACCTTTTTCGTGTCCGCATAAAAGATGAATGAACACAGGAAAAGATTCGGATTATGCCACGTTCTGCACCTGCTCCCGCAGTTTTTCCAGTTCGGTTTTCATGGCCACCACGGTGGCGGATACCCCGGAGTTGACCGTTTTGGCCCCCATGGTATTGACTTCCCGGTTGAACTCCTGAAGCAAAAAATTGAGCTTTCTGCCGCACGATTCGCCATCGGCCATGGCGGCCCGGAACTGGGCGATGTGGCTTTTTATCCTTACGATCTCTTCAGAGATATCGCACCGGTCCGCGTGCAGGGCCGCTTCCTGAAGAATCCGGGATTCATCGATCTCCACCGTGCCGTTCAGGAGAGAGGCCATCCGTTCTTCAAGCTGACGGGCGCAGGCGTCCACCAGCCCGTCCGAAGCCTTTTCAACAGTGCCCACGGCGGTTTCAATGGCCCCGACGCGTTGCGTCAGGTCTGCCTCAAGAAAGGCTCCCTCCTTTTCCCGCATGACATTAATATCGGCGAGGGCCGACAGCACCGCTTCCTGAATCACCGCCAGCTCGGTTTCGCATGGCCTGTCCGGCTCCGTTGGGGTGATCACCCCTTCAAACCGGGCCACCATCTCCAGGGGCACCGGTCCGGGAATTCCCAGTGCTTCCTGGAGTGAGACAAGGGCCGCGTGATAGCCGGCGGCACGGGCCGTGTCAACGGTAAACCGGGGAACCGCCTCACCACGGCTCTCTTTGACCGTAAGCGCGCACTCCACCCTGCCCCGGTCGATGCTCTCGGTAATCCATTGTTTAATGGCGGCCTCAAACTGCCGGCAGTTGGCCGGCAGGCGAAGCACCAGATCCAGAAACCGGCTGTTGTAGGTCCGTATCTCCACTGACGCGGACAACCCATCGTGTTCCACGGTTTTTTCCGCATACGCGGTCATGCTTTTGACCATTTGTGCTCCTGTGATTTTATTTTTCGGTTCATCGCCCGATCAGTTGTTTATCCATATCGAAATCGAATTGTAGTTTCGGCGATGCTCTCAAAGATTATTTCCCTCTGGCCCCTGGCTTCCCTCGCGCAAACGCCTTTTTCGGCGCGAGTGGGAATTTAATCCCGCGCGTCCGGAAATTCCAGCGCCCGTACATAGCGTTCCCGGACCATCAAAAGAAAATGTCGCATCTCGCTGCCGGCGTAATCCGGGTAGGTCCACGGCAGGGGCGTAAAATCGTTGTGCTGGTACAAAAGGGTTAAATCCGCATAGATGCCCTGTTCCAGGTAAACCCGGTGGGTAAAATTCTTGCCTGTGGCCAGCACAAACCGCTCCATGGTCAGATAGCCGGGATCAATGTTGACCCGGCGGCGCCCGTTTGCCGCAAACCGCGCCTCAATGGCGTTGGTGGTGTGCTTGATATCGGCCAGACGGTCCTGGTCCACGGGCCGGGAAAAGGAAAATACCCGCCGGAACAGGGGGGCGCCGAATTCGGCGGCGTAATAGTCGGTATAATCAAAATCGAGCCACGCGCTGACCAGGTCCATGGGGCCGAAGGCGTGGGCCAGTTTTTCGGCAACCGTTTCGATCAAAAGTTTTTCATTTAAAAAAACACTGATGACCAGGCGGGCCGGTATGGGGGCGGCAGGAGTGCTCATGAAAAGAATTAGGTTTGGTCCACGGAAACGGCTTCTTCAATCAGCATGATGGGAATGCCGTCCCGAATCTCATACTTCAGTCGGCATGCGTCACAGATCAGCCAGTTTTCGGCATCATCCGTATGAATATCCCCCTTGCATTTGGGACAGGCCAGAATTTCGAGAAGTTCTTTTTTGATGGACATGCTCACTGCTCCTTTTTACCGGATTTTATCGGAATATAGCAAACCGGACCGAACCTGTAAAATGAAACCTTGACGACTTCGTAAAAAGCCCAATTTCTGTGTTGCGCCGCATTCACTCGTCACTGCGGCGTACGACCAGTACGCCTCATTCCTCGGGATTTGCGCGCCTTGAACTTGAACTTTTTACAAAGCCGAGAGAACCGTGCCCTACCCTGCTTAAAAATTTTATGAAACATACCAATCAGGCGCCGGGCACGCCGTGGCGCAGGGAAATCTTTTCAAACATCTGTACGATGCCGGCAATGATGCTGTACAGGGGGTCGACACCCAGGTTTTTTTCAACGGTCCTGTCAAAAAAGATGTTGAGGCTGGATTCGAGCCCCTCGTCCGGCTTCCAGTAACAGATCAGAATGGGCACCAGCGGCAGAGGGTAAAGCACGATGGAGATGTCGGCCTCGTAAAGGTTTTCCACCCGCTGGCCGTTAAACAGGTGCACCATGTCTTCAAACAGGTTGGTGTAGGTATCCGCCACCTTTTTGAGGGGCTGTTCACACCGCTGCACAAACAGGCCGTTTCGTTCGGCCCCGTTTTTCAGTTCACGAAAGGGGACCCACTCCCCGGACACGGGCAGGCCGGCGGATTCCATCACATAGATCAGCAGGGGGATGGCCACCCATGGGTTGACATGAATCTCGGACGCCATTTTTCCGTCCGAATAGATATGAAAATCCTTGCCCATCACCTTCAGGGTCAGCCGCCCGTTGGCAAAGACACCGCCGACGCGCCTGGCCGCCTCGGCCAGGTCGATCTGCCGGATCTGTTTTTTGAGTTGGGCCACGAAGTCGTCCATGCCGTCGCTGATGGTCGGTTTTTTTTCCACAAAGCCGTCGTACTGCCGAAGGGTTTCCGCATCCAGCCGGGGGCAGTCTGAAAGCGGGCGCTTGCCCTGGAAAACAGCGGCGGCAAAGGCCAGGCAGGTCTTCTCGTTGCAGGCCCGGCAGTTGGACTTGTCCAGCAGCTTGAACACATCCATCACGGTTTTAAACGAAGACACGCGTTACTCCTTTACACACTCAAATAATTTTTATCAGAAAAAACCTGCAAACAAAAATACATCTTATCCAAATCGGGATCGCTATCGGGATCGGGATCGGACTCAACGTGATGGCCCATTGAATTTTGATGCTCTCGTAAAAAGTCTATTTGGGATGGCAAAGTAAAAAGTTCAAGATCAAGGCGTCGCAAATCCCGAGGAATGAGGCGTACTTGTCGTACGCCGCAGTGACGAGGGGTGCAGCGCAACGCAGATATTGGGCTTTTTACGAAGCCATCAATTTTAAAAGGCGGTCACATCGCTACGTATACGGCCGGACGCCACTGATTCAAAAAAGGCATCGGCCAGCTCGCGACTTCTGTCCGCTGTCACGCGCCAGCAGGCCATGCGTTCGGTGTCCCGGCCCCGAAAGGCCATAAAATCCTTTCTATCCGGGATTTTTCCCATGGGCAAGGATTTTATGAAAGCCGGTGACGGGGCCACCATCAATGTGTTTTCCATGTGTGCGGCAACCGGCCTGCGCCAGGCAAGGGGTTTGTCGAACCAGCCGGGAATCACCCGGTTCACGTAGTGGGGAAACAGGACAATCCGGCCATCATGATTGCCCAGCGGCATGTTCATGTGGTAATCGATCAGGCCCCCGTCCCGGTAGGTGCCGGCCGGAGACCCGGCAATATTTTTAACACCGGACATCACCATGGGAATGGAGCCCGAAGCCAGCACCGCCTGGCGAAGATTGTCCCGGCGCAAAACCACGGTCCGGGTGGGAAAGTCGTTAAAGCCCGAAAACCGGTCACCGCCTTTGGGATGGCAAAACAGGGTCCGTTCAAAAAAAAGCCGCAGGGTCCGGCGGCCGGCCGCGTTAAACAGGGCGGCCAGCCCCATGGCCGGTGCCTGCAACAGCTTTTGCTCTCCGGCCAGGGCGCCCCGGCATCTCACCGACAGGCAGTTGAGCCGGAATACCGGGTGAGAAAGAATATGGTCGACCTGGTCGTCATCCACAAACCGGTCCAGGATTCTCAGGCTTTCGGTTGTGACCTCTTCCGGCGAGGGACGGGCCGAGTACTGCTGGTTGATATACGCCTCGACAAACCGGTCAAAGGCGGCTTCAGGATCAACGGTGGATGCCGCGGTAAAACGCCATGAACCGATGGATGACCCGATCAGGTGCAACGGTGCTGACCGTCCGGAAAACCAGCGGCCAAAGAGCAGCCGGTCCAGGCCGTAAAGCACCAGCCACTTGGGACCGCCGGCAGCTCCGGCCACCACGGACACGGCATCGGGATGAAGCCCTTCGTCCCGAATCCGGGCCAGGGCTTTTTTGCCGGCCATCAGTACAAACGGTCTGTTCATCGGTTACCCGTCTTTTTTGAAATATCTCACGATGTTTTGTTCCCGGCCGGCCGGGGCGCAAGAAAGCGCTTCTTCTCTTTTGCAACAATTTTTGAAAACAGTTTAAAAGGGGCGAACCGTTTTACCCGCCAGGCGGTCCTTGCCTTGTCCTGGGGAATCACCAGAAAATCACCCCGGTCAATGCCCCGGCAGATCGCCCCGGCAATCTGGTCGGCGTCAAACTTTGATTTATTGATCAACCCCTGGGTCAGGCGGGTCAGGTGATCGCTGGTGGAACGCAGTGAACTGGCCAGGTTGGTCTTGAAAAAAGACGGGCACACCACGGTGACGGCAATATTGTCGTCGGCCAGCTCAAAACTGAGGGTCTCGGAAAGGGAAATCACACCGGCCTTGCTCACGTTGTAAGAGACCGAAGACGGGGGATTCAACAGGCCCGCCATGGAGGCGATGTTGACAAACCGGCCGTGTCCCTGCTTGCGAAACAGGGGGGTAAATACCTTGCAGCCCCGCACCACGCCCAGCAGGTTGATCTCCAGAATCCACTGCCAGTCGGAAAGCGGGACCTCGGCAATGCCGCCGGCGGCGGCCACGCCGGCGTTGTTCACGACAATGTCCACGCCGCCCCAGTTTTTCTCCAGCCAATCGGCTGCCGCTTGCAGGTCACTTTCCCGGGTCACATCGCAGGGGACAAAGGCGGCCCGGGCGATGTCCTCGGACAGGGTCTGCGCAAACGCCTCGCCTGCCTCCTGGTTGACGTCACCGATACAGACCCGCCAGCCCCTGGCGGCATATTGCCGGGCCAGGGCCTGGCCCAGGCCGGAGGCCCCGCCGGTGATAAAAATACGTTGGTTCACGAGAGCATGCCCCCGTCACAGGTAATACAGCTTCCCGTGGTAAAGGAAGAGGCATCGGAAGCCAGGTAGAGCACCGCGCCCACCATCTCTTCAGGGGTGGCGTGACGGTTCATGGGAATCCGGCTCACCGCGTAATCGTAAATACCCTTGTTGGCGATGATGGCTTCGCTGAACTTGGTCTCGGTAAGGCCGGGCAGCAGGGCATTGACGCGGATCTTATCCGCGGCCAACTCCTTGGCAAACGCCTTGGTCATGGCCACCACCCCGGCCTTGGTGATAGAATAAATACCCTGGAACGGGGCCGGACTCACGGCGTTGACCGAAGCCACGTTAACAATCGAACCGCCGCCACCGGCCTTCATCATTTTGGCCGCGTACTGGGACATGAAAAACGGCCCCTTCAGGTTGACGGCGTTGGTCTTGTCCCAGGCCCACTCCTCGGCACCCAGCAGGTCCCCGAAGTAGGGATTGGTGGCCGCGTTGTTCACCAGTATGTCCAGCCTGCCGTAATCGGCCTGGATCTTGGCAAAAAGGGCTTTGAGCTGGTCCATATCGCCCACGTTGCAGGCCACGGCATCGGCCTTGCCGCCCGCTTGCGCGATTTTTTCCACCACGGCCTGAAGGGGTTCGATCTTCCGGCTGACCAGAATGCACCGGGCCCCGCTCTCCGCCACCGCCAGGGCAATAGCCTCGCCGATGCCCCTGCTGGCGCCGGTAATCAGGGCCACCTTGCCTTCCAAAGAAAAATTAACCATGGCTTATGCCTCCTTATAATCAAGTTTGATTAAACACTCACTTTTGACGGCTTCGTAAAAAGCCCAATTTCTGTGTTGCGCTGCATTCACTCGTCACTGCGGCGTACGACGAGTACGCCTCGTTCCTCGGGATTTGCGGCGCCTTGAACTTGAACTTTTTACTTTGCCGTCCCGGTTTTGACTCTTTACGAATTTATCACTTTTGCCACTCGGATAAAATTTTCTCCCAGCAGCTTTTTTTGAACAGCGCTGTCGGGAAATATTTTTTCAATGCGGGCCTTGATCAGGCCCATGTCAAACGTGTGGTCCCGGTCATGAAAGCCGAACGGCCCGTCCGTTCCGAAAATACAACGGTCCGGGCCAAGGGCCGCCACCGCCCTGGCCAGAATCCGCTCGCTCACATAACTGGTCTGGGAAAGGTCCACCAGCACGTTGGGTATGTGAT includes these proteins:
- the rlmB gene encoding 23S rRNA (guanosine(2251)-2'-O)-methyltransferase RlmB, which produces MKRPDRSETLYGIHPVMAAITAGRRKVDTLFIASGRETRQPHQQALQAAEQHNIPVNEIPARDLEQMTGGKVHQGIAARVSVYPFVPLADLLAAVPSTDTPFILVADGLTDPHNLGALARTALCAGVHGLIIPKDNAASPTPAAVKASAGALEFLPVARETNIARVLDALKDAGLWIAGLDGRGEQTIYDSDLTGPLALVVGDEGRGIRRLVGQKCDFILSIPQTDMVHSLNASVAGAVAMYEAFRQRRAKAVIGR
- the gmk gene encoding guanylate kinase — its product is MRKTQQATKASVKSKLLSRAPGRLFIVSAPSGAGKTTLCAALLKRMPRMVRSISYTTRTPRKNEQNGEDYHFISDAEFREGIEQGRWAEWAEVHGNFYGTSADFIRSRLRMGIDVVLNIDVQGAEQLFARYPDSVGIFILPPSIEELRRRLEKRGGDAPDAIERRMAAAEQEMARKDLYHHVVLNDDLSRATEELVAIAQRYRQAPGRPD
- a CDS encoding DUF370 domain-containing protein, translated to MHRKNLLNIGFGNRIVAEDIIAVVSPASAPVKRMKDEAKKAGRLVDATQGRKTRSVIVMASNHVILSAIHTETISQRFAAINGNRLGPDDDPDLMPE
- a CDS encoding YicC/YloC family endoribonuclease, producing the protein MVKSMTAYAEKTVEHDGLSASVEIRTYNSRFLDLVLRLPANCRQFEAAIKQWITESIDRGRVECALTVKESRGEAVPRFTVDTARAAGYHAALVSLQEALGIPGPVPLEMVARFEGVITPTEPDRPCETELAVIQEAVLSALADINVMREKEGAFLEADLTQRVGAIETAVGTVEKASDGLVDACARQLEERMASLLNGTVEIDESRILQEAALHADRCDISEEIVRIKSHIAQFRAAMADGESCGRKLNFLLQEFNREVNTMGAKTVNSGVSATVVAMKTELEKLREQVQNVA
- a CDS encoding DUF4416 family protein; the protein is MSTPAAPIPARLVISVFLNEKLLIETVAEKLAHAFGPMDLVSAWLDFDYTDYYAAEFGAPLFRRVFSFSRPVDQDRLADIKHTTNAIEARFAANGRRRVNIDPGYLTMERFVLATGKNFTHRVYLEQGIYADLTLLYQHNDFTPLPWTYPDYAGSEMRHFLLMVRERYVRALEFPDARD
- a CDS encoding Trm112 family protein: MSIKKELLEILACPKCKGDIHTDDAENWLICDACRLKYEIRDGIPIMLIEEAVSVDQT
- a CDS encoding DUF3786 domain-containing protein, coding for MSSFKTVMDVFKLLDKSNCRACNEKTCLAFAAAVFQGKRPLSDCPRLDAETLRQYDGFVEKKPTISDGMDDFVAQLKKQIRQIDLAEAARRVGGVFANGRLTLKVMGKDFHIYSDGKMASEIHVNPWVAIPLLIYVMESAGLPVSGEWVPFRELKNGAERNGLFVQRCEQPLKKVADTYTNLFEDMVHLFNGQRVENLYEADISIVLYPLPLVPILICYWKPDEGLESSLNIFFDRTVEKNLGVDPLYSIIAGIVQMFEKISLRHGVPGA
- a CDS encoding SDR family oxidoreductase, yielding MNQRIFITGGASGLGQALARQYAARGWRVCIGDVNQEAGEAFAQTLSEDIARAAFVPCDVTRESDLQAAADWLEKNWGGVDIVVNNAGVAAAGGIAEVPLSDWQWILEINLLGVVRGCKVFTPLFRKQGHGRFVNIASMAGLLNPPSSVSYNVSKAGVISLSETLSFELADDNIAVTVVCPSFFKTNLASSLRSTSDHLTRLTQGLINKSKFDADQIAGAICRGIDRGDFLVIPQDKARTAWRVKRFAPFKLFSKIVAKEKKRFLAPRPAGNKTS
- a CDS encoding SDR family oxidoreductase, translated to MVNFSLEGKVALITGASRGIGEAIALAVAESGARCILVSRKIEPLQAVVEKIAQAGGKADAVACNVGDMDQLKALFAKIQADYGRLDILVNNAATNPYFGDLLGAEEWAWDKTNAVNLKGPFFMSQYAAKMMKAGGGGSIVNVASVNAVSPAPFQGIYSITKAGVVAMTKAFAKELAADKIRVNALLPGLTETKFSEAIIANKGIYDYAVSRIPMNRHATPEEMVGAVLYLASDASSFTTGSCITCDGGMLS